One Flagellimonas sp. CMM7 genomic region harbors:
- a CDS encoding GntR family transcriptional regulator, translating into MLEHITFDHKSRKPKYLQIFQSIIENISLGNLKMDQRLPSINNLSEELYVSRDTVEKAYSMLKKQKVIVSIKGKGYFINRTPLISKINILLLINKLSNYKMRIYNSFRAQAGAEAHINLQVYHCDEELFINLLNKYYGGYDYYVIMPHFKTESLSHISITEKIKSKLVEIPQNKLVILDNNKDAVKNCFLEVYQDFEEDIYNALTEGLEKILHYNKLVLVCPEKTMYPYPKSILHGFRKFCAHNHLDFEVYEEIYEEMILKKGDLFIVIEETDLVHLLKRIKEKGFLMGAEIGVISYNDTPLKELLGITVISTDFAKMGEVAAQMIMSNTGGSVKNDFNLINRQSV; encoded by the coding sequence ATGTTAGAACATATCACATTTGACCATAAATCAAGAAAGCCAAAATATTTGCAAATTTTCCAAAGTATTATCGAGAATATATCATTAGGTAATCTTAAAATGGACCAAAGGCTACCTTCAATTAACAATCTCAGTGAAGAGCTATATGTTTCAAGGGATACGGTAGAAAAAGCATATTCCATGCTAAAAAAGCAAAAAGTAATCGTTTCCATAAAAGGAAAGGGTTATTTTATTAATAGAACGCCATTGATATCGAAAATCAACATCCTCCTTTTAATCAATAAATTGAGTAATTACAAAATGAGGATTTACAATTCATTTAGAGCACAAGCCGGTGCAGAAGCCCATATAAATCTTCAGGTATATCATTGTGACGAGGAACTTTTTATTAATCTGTTGAATAAATACTATGGAGGATATGATTACTATGTTATAATGCCCCACTTCAAAACAGAGAGCTTAAGCCATATTAGTATAACGGAAAAAATTAAGAGTAAGTTGGTCGAGATTCCTCAAAACAAGTTGGTAATCTTGGATAACAATAAAGATGCTGTTAAAAATTGCTTTCTTGAGGTCTATCAGGATTTTGAGGAAGATATCTATAACGCGCTAACTGAAGGTTTGGAAAAAATACTTCATTACAACAAATTAGTATTGGTTTGCCCAGAGAAAACAATGTATCCATACCCTAAAAGTATTTTGCATGGATTTCGGAAATTTTGTGCCCACAATCACTTGGATTTTGAAGTCTATGAAGAGATTTATGAGGAAATGATTCTTAAAAAAGGAGATCTTTTTATCGTTATTGAAGAAACCGATTTAGTCCACTTGTTAAAAAGGATTAAAGAAAAGGGATTTCTCATGGGAGCGGAAATTGGAGTTATTTCATATAATGACACGCCTCTAAAAGAATTATTAGGGATTACGGTAATATCAACCGATTTTGCCAAGATGGGCGAAGTCGCAGCTCAAATGATTATGTCAAATACTGGTGGCTCTGTTAAGAATGATTTCAATCTCATCAATCGACAATCAGTTTAG
- a CDS encoding glycosylhydrolase-like jelly roll fold domain-containing protein: protein MLPAYEQKGEVTAVPLKLAPYESVFVVFTQDADQGPGSDELLNFPKAQLVVDLNENWTVQFNPAQRGPEAPVTFDKLIDWTTSEDENIKYYSGQATYTKPFELDELKDGERMILDLGKLTAIARVFVNGQIAGGVWTAPYKLDVTDLVRLGTNELKIEVINNWMNRLIGDAGMPKEEQPTWAPHNTYTSESELQPSGLFGPVSLGTIPE from the coding sequence ATGCTTCCGGCATATGAACAAAAAGGAGAAGTAACGGCCGTTCCATTGAAGTTGGCCCCCTACGAAAGTGTTTTCGTTGTCTTTACCCAAGATGCTGACCAAGGACCAGGTAGTGATGAATTGTTAAACTTTCCAAAAGCGCAATTGGTAGTGGATTTAAACGAAAACTGGACAGTTCAATTCAATCCTGCCCAAAGAGGACCGGAAGCGCCGGTAACATTTGATAAGCTGATTGATTGGACAACTTCGGAAGATGAAAATATCAAATATTACTCCGGCCAAGCTACCTATACTAAACCTTTTGAGCTTGATGAGTTGAAAGATGGTGAGCGGATGATACTTGACTTGGGGAAACTGACTGCCATAGCACGGGTTTTTGTCAATGGCCAGATAGCAGGAGGGGTGTGGACGGCACCTTATAAGTTAGATGTCACAGACCTTGTCCGATTAGGAACGAATGAATTGAAAATTGAGGTAATCAACAACTGGATGAACCGACTGATTGGTGATGCCGGAATGCCGAAAGAAGAGCAACCAACCTGGGCACCGCACAATACATACACCAGTGAAAGTGAACTACAGCCCTCAGGTCTGTTTGGCCCGGTAAGTTTGGGCACTATACCTGAATAG
- a CDS encoding sulfatase translates to MKNYFKNVTSWAFIIVFTGILASCQLRPEPQKNKLRPPNVLLIAIDDLNDWIGVLEGHPQAKTPNIDRLAAMGVTFTNALCQAPVCNPSRASMMTSLYPSTTGIYFLDPDIPASEVAIKNRLMPQRFLEEGYHVSGAGKLFHNAPGINERHVPNYAGDFGGFGPFPTEKLTTFPGHPLWDWGVFPEDDEKMPDHLIANWTKEQLEKKRDSAFWLGVGFYRPHVPQYVPQKWFDLYPIDSVQLPNHLTTDLEDISTYGKNITRLEHVHPDFEWVVENDEWKPLVQSYLACVSFVDYQVGKVLNALQASEYKDNTIVVLYSDHGFHLGEKERFAKRSLWEDGARVPLIIAGPGIQKGGRCGKPAQLLDIYPTLLELTGLKEDSRLEGNSLLPLLRNPQSDWPKYARTSFGPGNYAIVSEHYRFIQYNDGTEEFYDHQNDPNEWYNQIANENYQKLISSHRAQIPKERHPILGSGSTGHLSFKATEASKQ, encoded by the coding sequence ATGAAAAACTATTTCAAAAATGTTACTAGTTGGGCTTTTATAATTGTCTTTACTGGAATTTTGGCGAGCTGTCAGCTTAGACCAGAACCTCAAAAAAATAAACTACGACCTCCAAATGTGTTGCTCATTGCCATTGATGACCTAAACGACTGGATTGGAGTGTTAGAAGGACATCCGCAGGCTAAAACGCCTAATATTGATCGTTTGGCAGCTATGGGCGTGACCTTTACCAATGCCCTATGCCAAGCTCCGGTATGCAACCCCTCTCGTGCCAGTATGATGACTTCATTGTATCCGAGCACAACCGGTATATATTTCCTTGACCCAGATATTCCGGCATCTGAAGTAGCTATTAAAAATCGGCTGATGCCACAGCGATTTCTGGAAGAAGGATACCATGTTTCCGGAGCAGGGAAACTTTTTCACAATGCACCAGGAATCAATGAGAGACATGTGCCCAACTATGCGGGCGATTTTGGTGGTTTTGGCCCATTTCCAACAGAAAAACTTACCACTTTTCCAGGTCATCCACTTTGGGACTGGGGTGTATTTCCTGAGGATGATGAAAAAATGCCAGACCATCTAATCGCAAATTGGACCAAAGAACAACTTGAGAAGAAACGGGATAGTGCCTTTTGGCTTGGTGTGGGGTTTTATCGCCCTCACGTACCACAATATGTGCCTCAAAAGTGGTTTGATCTATATCCGATAGATAGTGTTCAGTTACCAAATCATTTAACCACAGATTTAGAAGATATTTCTACATATGGAAAAAACATTACGAGGCTTGAACACGTCCACCCAGACTTTGAATGGGTCGTAGAAAATGACGAATGGAAACCTCTGGTGCAATCGTATCTTGCTTGTGTGAGTTTTGTAGATTATCAGGTAGGTAAGGTCCTCAATGCGCTCCAAGCAAGTGAATATAAAGACAATACTATTGTAGTGCTCTATAGTGACCATGGATTTCATTTAGGAGAAAAAGAGCGTTTTGCAAAGCGAAGTCTATGGGAGGATGGAGCCAGGGTACCATTGATTATAGCAGGCCCAGGAATACAAAAGGGAGGCAGGTGTGGTAAACCGGCGCAGCTTCTTGATATTTACCCTACCCTTTTAGAACTTACTGGGCTTAAAGAAGATTCACGCCTAGAAGGAAATTCGTTACTGCCATTGCTGCGCAACCCTCAATCAGATTGGCCTAAGTACGCTAGAACGAGCTTTGGTCCAGGGAATTATGCGATTGTTTCTGAACATTATCGTTTCATCCAATATAATGATGGAACTGAGGAGTTTTATGACCATCAAAATGACCCTAATGAGTGGTACAATCAGATAGCGAATGAAAATTATCAAAAATTAATAAGTTCGCATCGAGCGCAAATTCCAAAAGAACGTCACCCTATTTTGGGCTCAGGCTCAACCGGTCATCTATCCTTTAAAGCTACTGAAGCTAGTAAACAATGA
- the rhaM gene encoding L-rhamnose mutarotase, with translation MKTKRIAFKMFLKPGMVEEYHRRHNQICPEMLKLLRKQGVGQFSIFLDEETQTLFAYQQVIGDTNSQDLGNNPIVRKWWEYMADIMETNQDNSPKSIPLKELFYME, from the coding sequence ATGAAAACTAAGCGCATAGCATTTAAAATGTTTTTAAAGCCTGGGATGGTAGAAGAATATCATAGGCGTCATAACCAGATTTGTCCCGAAATGCTAAAGCTGTTAAGAAAACAAGGTGTCGGTCAATTTTCCATATTCCTTGATGAGGAAACTCAGACTCTGTTTGCTTATCAACAGGTGATAGGGGATACCAACTCACAAGATTTAGGAAACAACCCTATTGTACGAAAATGGTGGGAGTATATGGCGGACATTATGGAGACCAATCAGGACAATTCTCCAAAGTCAATACCACTAAAGGAACTTTTTTATATGGAGTAG
- a CDS encoding formylglycine-generating enzyme family protein has product MNIYKLMIGFFALILCSCKESKPYSNSHSQKSIPEPLNDKFNKIKAPKNMVWIPGGDFLQGAVDGDTLAMEHERPRHKVTVDGFFIDIHEVTNYQFSKFVEATGYITVAERKIEWKEMRKQLPPGTPKPHDSLLKPGSLVFKKAKVNVPNLYDYSQWWEWKIGANWKYPKGPGSSIKGKDNFPVVHIAYEDALAYCKWLGRRLPTEAEWEYAARGNRKGNIFVWGNNIDNLSGHANTWEGEFPLENTKLDGFESRAPAMTYPKNNFDLYDMAGNVWEWTTDWYNTQYYEKLAKKSIIKNPHGAKVPFNPNNPLAREKIIKGGSFLCSSSYCASYRISARMATSMDSGAEHLGFRTVMDIAMLD; this is encoded by the coding sequence ATGAATATTTACAAACTTATGATTGGTTTTTTCGCGCTAATTCTATGTTCCTGTAAGGAATCAAAACCATATTCCAATAGCCATTCCCAGAAGAGCATTCCAGAACCATTAAATGACAAATTTAACAAAATAAAAGCCCCGAAAAACATGGTTTGGATTCCGGGAGGTGATTTCCTTCAGGGTGCAGTAGATGGAGATACCTTGGCAATGGAACATGAGAGGCCAAGACACAAGGTGACAGTAGATGGGTTTTTTATTGATATCCATGAAGTGACCAATTACCAATTTTCAAAATTTGTGGAGGCAACAGGTTACATAACCGTTGCCGAAAGGAAAATCGAGTGGAAGGAAATGAGAAAACAACTTCCCCCTGGCACACCAAAACCACACGATTCATTGTTGAAACCCGGTTCACTTGTCTTTAAAAAGGCCAAAGTTAATGTCCCAAACCTCTATGACTATTCCCAATGGTGGGAATGGAAAATTGGAGCGAACTGGAAGTACCCTAAAGGTCCTGGTAGTTCCATAAAAGGAAAAGATAATTTTCCAGTAGTGCATATTGCTTATGAGGATGCCCTTGCGTACTGTAAATGGCTAGGTCGGAGGTTACCAACAGAAGCGGAATGGGAATATGCCGCTCGTGGGAATAGAAAAGGGAACATATTTGTTTGGGGCAATAATATTGATAATCTTAGCGGTCATGCCAATACATGGGAAGGAGAATTCCCATTGGAAAATACCAAACTTGACGGTTTTGAAAGCAGGGCCCCAGCAATGACCTACCCCAAAAACAACTTTGACCTGTATGATATGGCAGGAAATGTTTGGGAATGGACGACAGACTGGTACAATACCCAATATTACGAGAAACTTGCCAAGAAAAGTATAATAAAGAATCCTCATGGAGCGAAAGTACCCTTCAATCCAAATAACCCCTTAGCGCGTGAAAAAATAATCAAGGGAGGGTCTTTCCTTTGCAGTTCTTCTTACTGCGCAAGTTATCGAATAAGTGCCAGAATGGCAACAAGCATGGATTCTGGTGCCGAGCATCTGGGCTTTAGGACAGTTATGGATATTGCAATGTTAGATTGA
- a CDS encoding hybrid sensor histidine kinase/response regulator transcription factor: MRFKKKLHIIVLFLVWGHLCSQEFENISIGEGLSSHQAYSVVEDVYGFIWVTTKSGIDRYNGENVSSYQLPQHKEAPSRVKLIVDDDKTLWAYTQYGRIFRFNYGQNNFDLVISISDVLKEQYSVSNLVVRDSLWISTNKGLFSFEISTERLNQIGEFKEKDIQLTYHLKNDDILLALKDKLVVYNKNKGIRKTISRRIKSLDNSQVKSIFFDQETNEVWIGTRGGEVQIYNLKNERVTKLLEKVPQLPFVPVNKILMDGSHIIIGSDGGGVFKLDKRDKNLIENFKEDEDAPKSLRGNGVQDMILTASGHLIVTTFTGGLNILNNRDKQFNILRHEINNPNSLRNNVVNSILEDVEGDLWFATNNGVSYWQKSNNKWTHFLDGQNEKSNVFLSLFQYDANRIMAGSYSKGIFIIDRDKGIVSNIIPGLYNPNNKDRTDYVVEIFRDNENKIWTGGPFKDLAIYNPKDEHYDYLPITRVTNIQAKDKNHIFIATQSGLYVVDIVNLNYYKEDFGGKLNQSLFINSLHFDSKNSKLWIATSGAGIVKWDIGTDEITRIDKKVGMPSNHVYAILQHQEESIWASTENGLIKYDLQNGKLEIFSLKNGLSDESFYKNSKLRDSSGNFYFGSYEGVTFFNPEDVSLQNFEVKLYLDEFLIDNSVISIGQKNSPLSASLNRTDNLTLKYDENSFSFRFFSIIPLGAGEIRYAWKLEGQDKEWNSPSSNKTANYTNLEKGNYVFKLRAYANENNVVLDERSINIEVRPSPWHTIWAKGIYALIVISIVITIVNFSLIRNKKKLSEEKIRFFMNTAHDIRTPLTLAMAPLSDLEKSSNLDEMDKYYLKLSSSNLNVLSKTIDHLLDFQKSDLGKTNLILAEVNIVDFIKEKIALFESIANHKNIRTEFICKIEELCEYVDLNKFNKILDNLLSNSFKYTPSNGQVTVRLVSSGKMWKIEVSDTGIGISKDSQKDLFKRYYRGNNAVNSKITGTGIGLLLTRNYVNLHKGKIDFESKEGSGTKFTLSFNHGAKHFGKDVIFSDSQEVDYNNKIDQVDKKIASKNVSDEKKKLKLLIAEDNQSLREYLKNSLSGYYRVKTVENGKMALNLIDRFTPHIIISDVGMPVMNGLELTHNIKTKYETSHIPVILLTAYKEKDEIIKGLESGADEYITKPFDTTLLLAKIDSILENRRLVRNRFKRLNSNKLKKDTYANKTDQKFVQRAMDFVEKNITNPNLSKQYFAKEMMVSQTLLYQKLKVLTDQSPVEFIRTIRLRHAAKLLIEGNYNVNEIATLSGFSDSKYFSTCFKKLYGESPSNYASTNSGKGFTKEKF, translated from the coding sequence ATGCGTTTTAAAAAGAAGCTTCATATCATTGTTTTATTCTTGGTCTGGGGTCACCTGTGTTCTCAGGAATTTGAAAATATTAGTATTGGTGAGGGACTAAGTAGCCATCAGGCCTATAGTGTGGTTGAAGACGTTTATGGCTTTATTTGGGTAACTACGAAAAGTGGGATTGACAGATATAATGGCGAAAATGTTTCTAGTTATCAATTACCTCAACATAAAGAGGCTCCCTCACGTGTAAAACTTATAGTGGATGATGACAAAACTTTATGGGCATATACCCAATATGGTAGAATCTTCAGGTTTAATTACGGACAAAACAATTTTGATTTAGTAATATCGATTTCTGATGTACTCAAGGAACAATACAGCGTTTCAAATTTGGTAGTTAGAGATTCTCTTTGGATATCTACAAATAAAGGACTTTTTTCCTTTGAAATTAGCACAGAAAGACTTAATCAAATCGGTGAATTCAAAGAAAAAGATATTCAACTAACTTATCATTTAAAAAATGATGACATTTTGTTGGCCCTAAAAGATAAATTGGTTGTGTACAATAAAAACAAGGGAATAAGGAAAACCATATCAAGGCGGATTAAGAGCTTAGATAATTCTCAAGTGAAATCTATTTTCTTTGATCAAGAAACAAATGAAGTTTGGATAGGAACACGTGGTGGCGAAGTCCAGATATATAACTTAAAAAACGAAAGGGTTACAAAACTACTAGAAAAGGTTCCACAATTACCTTTTGTACCTGTAAACAAAATTCTGATGGACGGAAGCCACATCATAATTGGTTCGGACGGCGGTGGCGTATTCAAATTGGATAAAAGAGACAAAAATCTAATTGAGAATTTTAAGGAAGATGAAGATGCCCCAAAATCCTTGAGAGGTAATGGGGTTCAGGATATGATTTTAACTGCCTCGGGCCATTTGATAGTAACCACATTTACAGGTGGATTGAACATTTTGAACAATAGAGATAAACAATTCAATATTCTTCGTCATGAAATCAATAACCCCAATTCATTACGAAACAATGTGGTCAACAGTATTTTGGAAGATGTAGAAGGGGATCTTTGGTTTGCAACAAACAATGGTGTTAGCTACTGGCAGAAATCAAACAACAAATGGACACATTTTTTAGATGGACAAAACGAAAAATCAAACGTTTTTCTTTCACTTTTTCAGTATGACGCAAATCGTATAATGGCAGGTTCTTATTCCAAGGGAATTTTTATAATTGATAGGGATAAGGGTATTGTAAGCAATATCATACCCGGCCTCTATAATCCCAATAATAAAGATAGAACAGATTATGTCGTTGAGATTTTCCGGGATAATGAGAACAAAATTTGGACTGGAGGGCCCTTTAAGGATTTGGCAATTTATAATCCCAAAGATGAACACTATGACTATTTACCCATAACAAGGGTAACCAATATTCAAGCTAAGGATAAAAACCACATTTTTATAGCTACCCAGTCGGGGTTGTACGTGGTTGACATAGTTAACCTGAATTACTACAAGGAGGATTTTGGGGGAAAGCTAAATCAGTCCCTATTTATTAATAGCTTACACTTCGATTCTAAAAACTCGAAGCTTTGGATTGCAACCTCAGGAGCTGGAATAGTAAAATGGGATATTGGCACAGATGAGATTACTAGGATAGATAAAAAAGTTGGAATGCCTTCCAACCACGTATATGCAATTCTGCAACATCAAGAGGAAAGTATTTGGGCCAGTACAGAGAATGGGTTGATAAAATACGATTTACAAAATGGTAAACTCGAAATTTTTTCCTTAAAAAATGGACTCTCTGATGAGTCTTTTTATAAGAATTCTAAACTTAGGGATAGTTCTGGAAATTTTTACTTTGGATCTTATGAGGGGGTGACATTCTTTAACCCAGAAGATGTGAGTTTACAGAACTTTGAAGTGAAGTTATATTTAGATGAGTTTTTAATAGACAATAGTGTGATTTCTATTGGGCAGAAAAACTCACCCTTATCAGCATCCTTGAATAGAACGGATAATCTTACCCTAAAGTATGATGAAAATTCCTTTTCCTTTCGTTTTTTTTCTATCATACCGTTAGGTGCCGGTGAAATTAGGTATGCATGGAAATTGGAAGGGCAGGACAAAGAATGGAATTCGCCCTCTTCAAATAAGACTGCAAATTATACAAATTTAGAAAAGGGCAATTATGTTTTCAAATTGAGGGCATATGCCAATGAGAATAACGTTGTGTTAGATGAAAGGTCGATTAATATTGAAGTTAGGCCATCACCCTGGCATACCATATGGGCCAAAGGGATTTATGCCCTTATAGTTATTTCGATAGTGATTACCATTGTGAACTTTAGTTTGATCAGGAATAAGAAAAAATTATCGGAGGAGAAAATTAGATTTTTCATGAATACTGCTCATGACATTCGTACCCCTCTTACCCTCGCAATGGCACCTTTGAGTGATTTGGAGAAAAGTTCGAATCTAGATGAAATGGACAAATACTATTTGAAGCTTTCTTCATCAAATTTGAACGTTCTTTCCAAGACAATTGACCATCTTTTGGATTTTCAAAAGTCAGATTTGGGAAAGACAAATCTTATTTTGGCCGAAGTAAATATAGTTGACTTTATCAAGGAGAAAATTGCCCTTTTCGAATCCATTGCCAATCACAAGAACATTAGAACAGAATTTATTTGTAAAATCGAAGAATTATGCGAATATGTCGATTTGAATAAGTTCAATAAGATTTTGGATAATCTTCTTTCGAATTCTTTTAAATATACTCCAAGTAATGGTCAGGTAACCGTTCGATTGGTTTCAAGCGGAAAGATGTGGAAAATTGAAGTTTCTGATACCGGGATTGGAATTTCCAAAGACTCCCAAAAAGACCTTTTTAAAAGATACTATCGGGGCAATAATGCAGTAAATTCAAAGATAACGGGGACGGGAATAGGGCTACTATTGACAAGAAACTATGTGAACCTGCATAAAGGTAAAATTGATTTTGAAAGTAAGGAAGGGTCAGGCACAAAATTCACCCTCAGTTTTAATCATGGAGCAAAACACTTTGGAAAGGACGTTATTTTTTCAGACTCCCAAGAAGTTGACTACAATAACAAAATCGACCAGGTTGATAAAAAGATAGCGAGCAAAAATGTATCGGATGAAAAAAAGAAACTAAAGCTGTTGATTGCAGAAGATAACCAAAGCTTACGGGAATACCTGAAAAATTCCCTATCTGGGTACTATCGGGTAAAGACAGTGGAAAATGGAAAAATGGCCTTGAATCTCATTGATAGGTTTACCCCCCACATTATTATATCGGATGTGGGCATGCCCGTAATGAATGGTTTGGAACTCACCCATAACATAAAAACAAAATATGAGACTTCGCATATTCCGGTAATATTGCTCACAGCATACAAGGAAAAGGATGAAATTATCAAAGGTTTGGAATCAGGCGCGGATGAATACATTACCAAACCGTTCGATACAACACTGCTCTTAGCTAAAATAGACAGTATCCTGGAAAATAGGCGTTTGGTAAGAAATCGTTTTAAAAGGTTAAACAGTAATAAACTTAAAAAGGATACTTATGCCAATAAGACTGATCAAAAGTTTGTACAAAGGGCAATGGATTTTGTGGAAAAAAATATAACAAACCCTAATTTATCCAAACAATACTTTGCTAAGGAAATGATGGTAAGCCAAACCCTACTATATCAAAAATTGAAAGTTCTGACCGACCAATCACCGGTTGAATTTATTAGAACTATTAGATTGCGACATGCAGCAAAATTACTCATCGAGGGGAACTACAATGTGAATGAAATTGCCACTTTGTCAGGATTTTCAGACTCAAAGTACTTTAGCACATGTTTTAAAAAGCTGTATGGAGAGTCGCCCTCTAACTATGCTAGTACAAACAGTGGTAAAGGATTTACAAAAGAAAAATTTTAA